One genomic window of Stigmatella ashevillena includes the following:
- a CDS encoding PhoH family protein: protein MPKNFILDTNVLLHDPRSIYGFRDNNVIIPIYVIEEIDQFKRDLSELGRNARQVARYLDSFRVEGSLKEGVPLPQGGFLRVGFAESDLPPPLADGNLMDNRILAVAIDLMKREPETQAVFITKDTNLRIRADALGLIAEDYDTERVEITDLYTGFTELLVPRELVDQMYKPGAEVEVPGQDTLFPNQCLLLKDETNPSHTAMGRLNSVKGKVVPLLRSIKDGIWGVRPRNMEQSFVLDLLLNDDIKLVTVVGKAGTGKTLMAIAAGLNKVTEENLYQKLLVSRPIFPLGRDIGYLPGSVEEKLNPWMQPIFDNVEFLMNLSRADKKAGRGYHELIDLGLMEIEPLTYIRGRSIPSQFIIVDEAQNLTPHEVKTIVTRVGDNTKIVLTGDPFQIDNPYVDATNNGLVHVVNRFKNEKIAGHITMAKGERSALAELAANLL from the coding sequence ATGCCGAAGAACTTCATCCTCGACACCAACGTCCTGCTCCATGATCCGCGCAGCATCTACGGCTTCAGGGACAACAACGTCATCATCCCGATCTACGTCATTGAGGAGATCGATCAGTTCAAGAGGGATCTGTCCGAGCTGGGGCGTAACGCCCGTCAGGTCGCCCGCTACCTGGACTCTTTCCGGGTGGAGGGCTCGCTGAAGGAGGGAGTGCCCCTGCCGCAGGGCGGGTTCCTTCGGGTGGGCTTCGCGGAGAGCGATCTGCCACCGCCCCTGGCGGACGGCAATCTGATGGACAACCGCATCCTCGCGGTGGCCATCGATCTGATGAAGCGCGAGCCGGAGACCCAGGCCGTCTTCATCACCAAGGACACCAACCTGCGCATCCGCGCGGACGCGCTGGGCCTCATCGCCGAGGACTACGACACCGAGCGCGTCGAGATCACGGATCTGTATACCGGTTTCACCGAGTTGCTCGTGCCCCGGGAGCTGGTGGACCAGATGTACAAGCCAGGCGCCGAGGTGGAGGTGCCGGGGCAGGACACGCTCTTCCCCAACCAGTGCCTGCTGCTCAAGGACGAGACCAACCCGTCCCATACGGCCATGGGCCGGCTCAACTCCGTCAAGGGCAAGGTGGTGCCGCTGCTGCGCAGCATCAAGGACGGTATCTGGGGGGTGCGTCCGCGCAACATGGAGCAGTCCTTCGTGCTGGACCTGCTGCTCAACGATGACATCAAGCTGGTGACCGTCGTGGGCAAGGCGGGCACGGGCAAGACGCTGATGGCGATTGCTGCGGGGCTCAACAAGGTGACCGAGGAGAACCTGTACCAGAAGTTGCTGGTCAGTCGGCCCATCTTCCCCCTCGGCCGGGACATCGGGTACCTGCCCGGCAGCGTCGAGGAGAAGCTCAACCCCTGGATGCAGCCCATCTTCGACAACGTGGAGTTCCTGATGAACCTCAGCCGGGCCGACAAGAAGGCGGGCCGCGGCTACCATGAGCTGATCGATCTGGGGCTGATGGAGATCGAACCCCTGACCTACATCCGTGGCCGGAGCATCCCCAGCCAGTTCATCATCGTGGACGAGGCGCAGAACCTCACGCCCCATGAGGTCAAGACCATCGTCACCCGCGTCGGGGACAACACGAAGATCGTCCTCACGGGAGACCCCTTCCAGATCGACAACCCCTACGTGGACGCGACGAACAATGGCCTCGTGCACGTGGTCAACCGCTTCAAGAATGAGAAGATCGCGGGCCACATCACCATGGCCAAGGGCGAGCGCAGTGCCCTGGCCGAGCTTGCGGCGAACCTGCTCTGA
- a CDS encoding deacetylase has product MSRTQQPEARLRRIYRRLSASQLSVSEQDGTLSLEDLGLDSREERVSLAFGVYSRQGLENALREYGVIQRLEERRVGPLEVRLRFEDPFRPRIVLWSLRYKAAVVDLALRKRVGGDVGIPPPLAGRPLLYLDSFTLQHPGRSFDWSRPRLPGQEHPGLALSGEILELLLLMTRRIGAEALALTPASFAAAWVYARHFHFVEGAAQGLFQALRRAGRQRPRWLVAWAVELGCVRGADGEAVHFVPSPMLAADSQRMGRLFEKEAWRAAVRAHAQVPLTIDFEALQERFPWALMPPGPPPEHVADVLTYDPLVPL; this is encoded by the coding sequence ATGTCGCGGACGCAGCAGCCAGAAGCGCGCCTCCGCCGCATCTACAGGCGCCTGAGCGCGTCTCAACTGTCCGTCTCCGAACAGGATGGGACGCTGAGCTTGGAGGACCTGGGCTTGGACTCCCGCGAGGAGCGGGTGTCGCTCGCTTTTGGCGTCTACAGCCGCCAGGGCCTGGAGAACGCCCTGCGCGAGTACGGGGTGATCCAGCGCCTGGAGGAGCGCCGCGTGGGGCCGCTCGAGGTGAGGCTGCGCTTCGAGGATCCCTTCCGGCCTCGCATCGTGCTCTGGAGCCTGCGCTACAAGGCGGCCGTGGTGGACCTCGCGCTCCGGAAGCGGGTGGGAGGCGACGTGGGGATTCCCCCCCCGCTCGCGGGACGCCCCCTGCTCTACCTGGACTCGTTTACCCTCCAGCACCCCGGGCGTTCCTTCGACTGGAGCCGCCCCCGGTTGCCAGGGCAGGAGCATCCCGGGTTGGCGCTCTCGGGAGAGATCCTTGAGTTGCTGCTGCTCATGACCCGCCGCATCGGGGCGGAGGCCCTGGCGCTGACCCCGGCCTCGTTTGCTGCCGCGTGGGTCTATGCCCGGCACTTTCACTTCGTCGAGGGCGCTGCCCAGGGGCTCTTCCAGGCGTTGCGCAGGGCAGGGCGGCAGCGGCCCCGGTGGTTGGTGGCCTGGGCGGTGGAGCTGGGCTGTGTGCGTGGTGCGGACGGAGAGGCTGTGCACTTCGTGCCTTCGCCCATGCTCGCGGCCGACTCCCAGCGCATGGGCCGCCTCTTCGAGAAAGAGGCTTGGCGAGCCGCGGTGAGGGCGCACGCTCAGGTGCCCCTCACCATCGATTTCGAGGCGCTCCAGGAGCGTTTCCCCTGGGCGCTCATGCCGCCCGGTCCCCCTCCCGAGCACGTGGCGGACGTGCTGACCTATGATCCGCTCGTTCCGCTGTGA
- the greB gene encoding transcription elongation factor GreB: MRQDVPPGQDDLEEEAEEPTGPQRRYLTRAGAERMHRELLRLLNEERPKVTAEVSAAAAQGDRSENAEYIYGKKRLREIDRRIRFLQKRLDTATIVTPAEQTDTGRVYFGATVTLEDEDGGRTTYQIVGSDEIDTQGGRISVESPIGKALLRKGVGDSVEVMRPRGEIELTIVAIAYM; encoded by the coding sequence ATGCGCCAGGACGTCCCTCCAGGGCAGGATGATCTCGAAGAGGAGGCCGAGGAACCCACCGGTCCTCAGCGCCGGTATCTCACCCGGGCCGGGGCGGAGCGCATGCACCGCGAGCTCCTGCGCCTCCTCAACGAGGAGCGTCCCAAGGTCACCGCCGAAGTCTCCGCCGCCGCCGCCCAGGGCGACCGCTCGGAGAACGCGGAGTACATCTACGGCAAAAAGCGGTTGCGCGAGATCGACCGCCGCATCCGCTTTCTCCAGAAGCGTCTGGACACGGCCACCATCGTGACGCCCGCGGAACAGACCGACACGGGCCGGGTCTATTTCGGCGCCACGGTCACCCTGGAGGACGAGGACGGGGGCCGGACCACGTACCAGATTGTCGGCTCGGACGAGATCGACACCCAGGGCGGGCGCATCAGTGTGGAGTCTCCCATTGGAAAGGCCCTGCTTCGCAAAGGGGTAGGGGACAGCGTGGAGGTGATGCGTCCCCGCGGAGAGATCGAACTCACCATCGTTGCGATTGCCTACATGTAG
- a CDS encoding helix-turn-helix transcriptional regulator, which yields MSSPLTLNTHELMLRDRVIATLNSSLSLPQVLEATQAPLLELTPADSVALCLMRITPSLDFQWLVPGPRFRLLDEYADLSDHDFARPPIFAQPNVVLRDSEMLSRREYEHSLIYQRSRELDLSLEHIMAVLVPVRPDFLGALALYRTRRRSFSSRCAAVLSSLTAHLMNAVRNCSDVQAFTTGAHLLEDLYRRPDTAFLVVEPPHREVLRSPHAAVLLDRWFAPSDLHSSGLPLPLKERLDTLVRLDPDSRLEQNVWVSLQADGYRTVRFVELPAPEGPRQWALLMNEIPISIPLPAEMKRKLTPREVTIAMYLLRNWSDKQIADELDITLLTLKTHSRNIRNKLGIDGRADFIYQAARLNKPV from the coding sequence ATGTCCAGTCCACTGACTCTCAACACCCACGAACTCATGCTCCGGGACAGGGTCATCGCGACCCTCAACAGCTCGCTGTCCCTCCCCCAGGTCCTCGAAGCCACTCAAGCGCCCCTCCTCGAGCTCACTCCGGCCGACTCCGTGGCCCTGTGTCTCATGCGCATTACGCCTTCACTCGACTTCCAATGGCTCGTCCCGGGTCCCCGCTTCCGCCTTCTTGATGAGTATGCCGACCTGTCCGACCATGACTTTGCCCGGCCTCCCATCTTCGCCCAGCCCAACGTGGTCCTCCGCGATTCGGAGATGCTCTCCCGCAGGGAGTATGAACACAGCCTCATCTACCAACGCAGCCGGGAGCTGGATCTGAGCCTGGAGCACATCATGGCCGTCCTCGTCCCCGTCCGCCCCGACTTCCTCGGCGCCCTCGCGCTCTACCGGACCCGGCGACGCTCCTTCTCCTCTCGGTGCGCCGCCGTCCTCTCCAGCCTCACCGCGCACCTGATGAATGCAGTGCGCAATTGCAGTGACGTCCAGGCTTTCACCACCGGCGCCCACCTCCTCGAAGATCTCTACCGCCGCCCCGACACCGCGTTCCTCGTCGTGGAGCCTCCCCACCGCGAAGTGCTGCGCTCTCCGCACGCTGCCGTCCTCCTGGATCGGTGGTTCGCTCCCTCCGACCTCCACTCCTCCGGACTCCCTCTGCCGCTCAAGGAGCGGCTGGACACCCTGGTTCGCCTGGACCCGGATTCGCGGCTCGAGCAGAACGTCTGGGTCTCCCTCCAGGCCGATGGCTACCGCACGGTCCGGTTCGTCGAGCTGCCCGCCCCTGAGGGCCCCCGGCAATGGGCCCTTCTGATGAATGAGATTCCCATCTCCATCCCGCTACCTGCGGAGATGAAGCGCAAGCTCACCCCCCGCGAGGTCACCATCGCGATGTACCTGCTCCGCAACTGGTCCGACAAGCAGATCGCCGATGAACTGGATATCACACTCCTTACCTTGAAGACCCACTCTCGAAACATCCGCAACAAGCTGGGCATCGACGGCCGCGCGGACTTCATCTACCAAGCGGCCCGCCTCAACAAGCCCGTCTGA
- a CDS encoding iron-containing redox enzyme family protein yields the protein MQTQTEHQAETQWVAVLDAEARGLVAAVDAHPDARRVFDGTIDTAGYIHYLIQTYHYARWSTPILGEAGQRLKRLGRHPELAELLIQKAEEERGHERWLLSDLKNLGCPEAQVEAAARSPAVDAYTGWNFFTSRSGVPAAVLGTAYVLEYLSQTRAGVGAERLQAVASIPNIHKSVTFLRSHGALYGDHVAEMAKILGRLTDLEEQAAIILSARATRSIYPGIFREQGPSSHPLGR from the coding sequence GTGCAAACACAGACGGAGCATCAGGCAGAGACGCAGTGGGTGGCGGTGCTGGACGCGGAGGCGCGAGGGCTGGTGGCGGCGGTGGATGCGCACCCTGACGCTAGACGCGTCTTTGACGGCACCATCGACACGGCGGGCTACATCCATTACCTCATCCAGACGTATCACTATGCCCGTTGGAGCACGCCGATCCTCGGCGAGGCGGGACAGCGGCTGAAGCGGTTGGGACGGCACCCGGAGCTGGCGGAACTGTTGATCCAAAAGGCGGAAGAGGAGCGGGGGCACGAACGGTGGTTGCTGTCGGACCTGAAGAACCTCGGGTGCCCAGAGGCGCAGGTGGAGGCGGCGGCGCGGAGCCCGGCGGTGGATGCCTATACGGGGTGGAACTTCTTCACGTCGCGTTCGGGCGTGCCAGCGGCGGTGCTGGGGACCGCATACGTGCTGGAGTACCTATCGCAGACGCGTGCGGGCGTGGGGGCGGAGCGACTGCAGGCGGTGGCTTCCATTCCCAACATCCACAAGTCGGTGACGTTCCTGCGCAGCCATGGGGCGCTGTACGGAGACCACGTGGCGGAGATGGCGAAGATCCTGGGGCGGCTGACGGACCTGGAGGAACAAGCGGCGATCATCCTCTCGGCCCGGGCCACCCGGAGCATCTACCCGGGCATCTTCCGTGAGCAAGGCCCCTCCAGTCACCCACTCGGGAGATAG
- a CDS encoding GNAT family N-acetyltransferase, producing the protein MTCTHWRWRVATTQREMDDAARIRWAVFGGELGLMSGRGSPSRREVTCFDTLDTTLHLLVYAGIEPVATLRLLLPNPEVAASLGGTVGLEMEQRVDLSGLVQPERVFAEPSRFCVLKPWRRSEAVTWLQAGMYAESRRRGVTHWIASANLETDSREDALLSWQVAAYRGWLSPRWRVDVPDPWQAPARPRSPFYTLEERAKAEQGAMDGLRLPRAPSLFARTMGARFIAEPLYDTYFQWFTLPLIMALDEIPADTLAHFYALDNGVSPAV; encoded by the coding sequence ATGACGTGTACACACTGGCGCTGGCGTGTCGCCACCACCCAGCGGGAGATGGATGATGCGGCTCGCATCCGCTGGGCTGTCTTCGGCGGAGAGCTGGGATTGATGTCCGGGCGAGGGTCGCCGTCGAGGCGGGAGGTGACCTGCTTCGACACGCTCGACACCACCCTGCACCTGCTCGTCTATGCCGGCATCGAGCCGGTAGCGACCCTTCGGTTGTTGTTGCCCAACCCGGAGGTGGCGGCGAGCCTGGGCGGGACGGTGGGGCTCGAGATGGAACAGCGGGTGGACCTCTCGGGCTTGGTCCAGCCGGAGCGGGTGTTCGCGGAGCCCTCGCGCTTCTGCGTGCTGAAGCCGTGGCGGCGCTCAGAGGCCGTCACGTGGCTGCAGGCGGGCATGTACGCGGAGAGTCGGCGGCGCGGGGTGACGCACTGGATCGCGTCTGCGAACCTGGAGACGGACTCGCGCGAGGACGCGCTGCTGTCGTGGCAGGTGGCGGCCTACCGGGGATGGCTGAGTCCGCGCTGGCGGGTGGACGTGCCCGACCCGTGGCAGGCCCCGGCGCGTCCCCGCAGCCCCTTCTACACGCTGGAGGAGCGGGCGAAGGCGGAGCAGGGGGCAATGGACGGGCTGCGGCTGCCCAGGGCGCCGTCGCTCTTCGCCAGGACGATGGGCGCACGGTTCATCGCGGAGCCGCTCTACGACACGTACTTTCAGTGGTTCACGCTGCCGCTCATCATGGCGCTCGATGAGATTCCGGCGGACACCCTGGCGCACTTTTACGCGCTGGACAACGGCGTGAGCCCCGCCGTCTAG
- a CDS encoding ABC1 kinase family protein, producing MYRARMRASRLKLLDPDLAPTRLRERLPQPVEIAELTAEPERRRRVVLKSLLSMWGKLSNPALTSPAERGAIVRNTLDELGGVFIKLGQLLALRNDLFPTEFCLALSDLHDRATAFPPGVAKRCLEEAYGRPLDSVFSEFESVPVAAASIGQCHIARLRKGGQLVAVKLQRPDAPSMFWRDIALFGSLLKPLSLLPSSELFNWEDALWELKDIVTEELDYRYEAAALAMFRKKLRKHRNIYVPQVFSEWCTPNVIVLEYIPGVFMSELLHTKETDPEKVLRWQQENHIELEEVGRTLLQSLYRQMFEEHLFHGDLHPGNIVLLRNNQVCLIDFGSVGRLDIDFLDSFHGYMKALAERDFENAILNMLSTSANLPNVGIDSLQAELLNAFRTWHRKTLVADLPHREKSVQALGDYMQPVLQRYRMSMNWSFLRMNRAFGTLDITIQKLLPTLDHPSEMKRYQKGAQKRARKKARDVRPSTLALIRNGMILRQHEEMNLSITNATNMRRVQQLEALRFKSSLTKMEFLVLSMMRLVQIGAVALGLAVVWAWLAQHVPQVQDAMRLHESRLGNFIQNLPQFAWWEGLLLLLFLGKALLSASRVITRIHETVR from the coding sequence TTGTACCGTGCCCGCATGCGCGCGTCGCGGCTCAAACTCCTTGACCCGGACCTCGCCCCCACTCGCCTGCGCGAACGGCTGCCACAGCCGGTGGAGATTGCGGAGCTAACGGCGGAGCCGGAGCGGCGCCGTCGCGTGGTGTTGAAGTCCCTCCTGTCGATGTGGGGCAAGCTGTCCAACCCCGCGTTGACCTCACCGGCCGAGCGAGGGGCCATCGTCCGCAACACGCTGGATGAGCTCGGCGGTGTCTTCATCAAGCTCGGGCAACTGCTCGCGCTCCGCAATGATCTGTTTCCCACCGAGTTCTGCCTCGCGCTGTCGGACCTCCACGATCGCGCCACGGCGTTCCCTCCGGGAGTCGCCAAGCGGTGCCTCGAGGAGGCCTACGGCCGCCCACTGGACTCGGTCTTCTCCGAGTTCGAGTCAGTACCGGTGGCCGCAGCCTCCATCGGCCAGTGCCACATCGCACGACTGCGCAAGGGAGGGCAGCTCGTCGCGGTCAAGCTCCAGCGACCCGACGCCCCCTCGATGTTCTGGCGTGACATCGCGTTGTTCGGCTCCCTGCTCAAGCCCCTCAGCCTCCTGCCCTCGTCCGAGCTGTTCAATTGGGAAGACGCGCTGTGGGAGCTCAAGGACATCGTGACCGAGGAGCTGGACTATCGCTACGAGGCCGCTGCCCTCGCCATGTTTCGCAAGAAGCTCCGCAAGCACCGCAACATCTACGTGCCCCAGGTATTTTCCGAGTGGTGCACGCCCAACGTGATCGTCCTTGAGTACATCCCTGGCGTCTTCATGAGCGAGCTGCTCCACACGAAGGAGACGGATCCGGAGAAGGTCCTGCGCTGGCAGCAGGAGAACCACATCGAGCTCGAAGAAGTGGGTCGCACCCTGCTTCAGTCGCTCTACCGGCAGATGTTCGAGGAGCATCTGTTCCACGGCGATCTCCATCCCGGGAACATCGTCCTGCTCCGCAACAACCAGGTGTGCCTGATCGACTTCGGGTCGGTTGGCAGACTCGACATCGACTTCCTCGACTCGTTCCACGGCTACATGAAGGCCCTGGCCGAGCGCGACTTCGAGAATGCCATCCTGAACATGCTGTCCACCTCGGCGAACCTCCCGAACGTGGGGATTGACTCGCTCCAGGCCGAACTCCTGAATGCCTTCCGCACCTGGCACCGCAAGACATTGGTAGCGGATCTGCCCCATCGCGAGAAATCCGTTCAAGCCCTGGGCGACTACATGCAGCCCGTCCTGCAGCGCTACCGCATGAGCATGAACTGGTCCTTCCTGCGAATGAACCGGGCCTTCGGCACACTGGACATCACCATCCAGAAACTCCTTCCGACGCTCGACCACCCCTCCGAGATGAAGCGGTATCAGAAAGGGGCGCAGAAGCGGGCTCGCAAGAAGGCCCGAGATGTCCGGCCCTCCACGCTCGCGTTGATCCGCAATGGCATGATCCTCCGACAGCATGAGGAGATGAACCTCTCCATCACCAACGCCACGAACATGCGGCGGGTGCAGCAACTGGAGGCACTGCGCTTCAAATCGTCGCTCACGAAGATGGAGTTCTTGGTCCTATCGATGATGCGGCTGGTGCAGATCGGCGCGGTGGCCCTCGGCCTCGCAGTCGTGTGGGCGTGGCTCGCGCAACACGTCCCCCAGGTTCAGGACGCCATGCGGTTGCACGAAAGCCGTCTGGGGAATTTCATCCAGAACCTGCCGCAGTTCGCCTGGTGGGAGGGGCTGCTGCTGCTTCTTTTTCTCGGCAAGGCACTCTTGAGTGCGAGCCGGGTCATTACCCGGATCCACGAGACCGTCAGATGA
- a CDS encoding acyltransferase domain-containing protein codes for MSKDSSRGVDPREIVFLFGGQGSQLYRMGEDLYRQNPTFRHWMERGDALIRRITGRSLIHELYEAGHRPSEPFDDLELTHPAIFVYEYALASALIDAGIQPTSVLGVSLGEVAACAIAGVIAFDETVPALGQQALELKRGCRAGGMIAIIAEPRTFTDSPVLSRRSVLAGVLGPTHYVIAVPDMWMADVEAHLLAREILYSILPVRQPFHSSWVEPPPPGAEAALARIRFAPPRLKVFSSRTAGMVLNPTAAHLWRAALDPMHFRNTVLELEAQGPFCFVDVSPSGTLANLVSANLVDSTSSVHAIGSPFGREAMALERVLVKLQAA; via the coding sequence ATGAGCAAAGATTCATCCAGGGGTGTTGACCCTCGCGAGATCGTCTTCCTTTTTGGCGGGCAGGGCTCTCAGCTCTACCGCATGGGCGAGGATCTCTATCGCCAGAACCCCACGTTCCGTCACTGGATGGAGCGCGGCGACGCGCTCATCCGCCGAATCACGGGGCGCTCGCTCATCCATGAGCTCTACGAAGCCGGCCACCGCCCCAGCGAGCCCTTCGACGACCTGGAGCTGACGCACCCGGCGATCTTCGTCTACGAGTACGCGCTGGCCTCCGCACTCATCGACGCCGGGATCCAACCGACGAGCGTGCTCGGCGTGAGCCTCGGCGAGGTCGCGGCATGTGCGATCGCAGGTGTGATCGCCTTCGACGAGACAGTGCCTGCTCTGGGGCAGCAGGCGCTCGAGCTGAAACGCGGCTGTCGCGCGGGAGGAATGATCGCCATCATCGCGGAGCCGAGGACGTTCACGGACTCTCCGGTGCTCAGCCGACGCAGTGTCCTGGCCGGGGTGCTGGGCCCCACGCACTATGTCATCGCCGTCCCCGACATGTGGATGGCGGATGTCGAAGCACACCTGCTCGCCCGGGAGATCCTCTACAGCATCCTCCCCGTACGCCAGCCGTTTCATTCGAGCTGGGTTGAACCGCCCCCCCCGGGCGCGGAGGCCGCGCTGGCGCGCATCCGGTTTGCTCCGCCGCGACTCAAGGTCTTCTCCAGCCGCACCGCTGGGATGGTTCTCAACCCCACGGCCGCGCACCTCTGGCGAGCAGCGCTCGACCCCATGCACTTTCGCAACACCGTCCTTGAGTTGGAGGCACAAGGCCCCTTCTGCTTCGTGGATGTCAGCCCCTCCGGGACGCTCGCCAACCTCGTCAGCGCGAACTTGGTGGACTCTACTTCGAGCGTCCACGCCATCGGCTCTCCCTTCGGCAGGGAGGCAATGGCCCTGGAGCGAGTGCTCGTGAAGCTCCAGGCGGCTTGA
- the fabD gene encoding ACP S-malonyltransferase — translation MTKIFVFPGQGSQKVGMGAELFREFPQEVAFADAILGYSIEELCLKDSEKRLHRTEFTQPALFVVNALAYLHAVERNGTRPDFAAGHSLGEYNALFAAGAFDFITGLRLVQRRGQLMGRADGGTMAAVVGLSPEQVEQCLRVGGNDEVDIASLNAPEQTVISGAASAFERVEAALTAAGAREVVRLRVSAAFHSRYMKKAEAEFASFLSQFEFSSLDFPVVSNLHAALYAPDQIHACLAGQISKPVRWTETIQLLARQPEPVFEELGPSKLLTPLIKSTVKRTGGV, via the coding sequence ATGACGAAGATCTTCGTATTTCCAGGTCAAGGGTCGCAGAAGGTGGGGATGGGCGCCGAGCTGTTTCGAGAGTTTCCGCAGGAGGTGGCTTTCGCAGACGCCATCCTCGGCTACTCCATTGAGGAGCTGTGTCTGAAGGATTCGGAGAAGCGGCTCCACAGGACAGAGTTCACTCAACCGGCGCTCTTCGTGGTGAACGCGCTTGCCTACCTTCACGCCGTCGAGCGGAACGGAACTCGCCCGGATTTCGCCGCGGGTCACAGCCTGGGCGAATACAATGCGCTGTTCGCGGCGGGGGCATTCGATTTCATCACGGGCTTGCGGCTCGTGCAGCGGCGAGGGCAGCTGATGGGCCGGGCGGATGGAGGAACGATGGCCGCGGTGGTGGGGCTCTCGCCAGAGCAGGTCGAGCAGTGCCTGCGAGTCGGCGGAAACGATGAGGTGGACATCGCCAGCCTGAATGCGCCAGAGCAGACGGTGATCTCGGGGGCGGCCAGCGCGTTCGAGCGGGTGGAAGCGGCCCTGACGGCTGCAGGTGCGCGGGAAGTGGTGCGCTTACGGGTCAGCGCGGCATTTCATTCCCGGTACATGAAAAAGGCGGAGGCGGAGTTCGCAAGCTTCCTGTCGCAGTTCGAGTTCTCCTCACTTGATTTCCCCGTGGTCTCCAACCTCCACGCCGCCCTCTATGCGCCAGATCAGATCCACGCTTGTCTGGCGGGTCAGATCAGCAAACCGGTGCGCTGGACCGAGACGATCCAGTTGCTCGCACGTCAGCCCGAGCCCGTGTTCGAGGAGCTCGGCCCCAGCAAACTCCTGACGCCCCTCATCAAGAGCACCGTGAAACGGACTGGGGGCGTGTAG